The following proteins are encoded in a genomic region of Mahella australiensis 50-1 BON:
- a CDS encoding DUF4314 domain-containing protein — MSARGFPSKETVLRIKEQYPPGTRVELICMDDPYSKLKPGDQGTVSFVDDIGTVHINWDCGSSLGVAYGIDVIRKL; from the coding sequence ATGAGTGCAAGAGGCTTCCCTTCAAAAGAAACAGTCCTTCGCATTAAAGAGCAGTATCCGCCGGGAACACGTGTTGAGCTTATCTGCATGGATGATCCGTATTCTAAGCTGAAACCGGGAGACCAAGGAACAGTATCTTTCGTGGATGATATCGGAACTGTTCATATCAACTGGGACTGCGGTTCTTCTTTGGGTGTAGCCTATGGTATAGATGTGATCAGAAAGCTGTAA
- a CDS encoding head maturation protease, ClpP-related, producing MNKSQKQKPVRRFWNWIQNDDGSRTLYIDGPIAEESWLGDEVTPKQFKSELLSGEGDITIWINSPGGDIFAANQIYNMLMDYKGKVTVKIDGIAASAASVIAMAGGDVFMSPVSMMMIHNPMTIAIGDTEEMEKAIAMLEEIKESIINAYELKTGLSRAKISHLMDAESWFNARKAVELGFADGILFMEDESFPSEFEVSGGMIFSRQAVTNSILQKLKPKEKPKGTPIESLEKRLFLLKP from the coding sequence TTGAACAAATCACAAAAACAAAAACCGGTTCGCCGCTTCTGGAACTGGATACAAAACGATGATGGCAGCCGGACATTATATATTGACGGCCCAATAGCTGAAGAAAGCTGGCTGGGAGACGAAGTAACTCCCAAGCAGTTCAAATCAGAGCTGTTGTCCGGAGAGGGTGATATAACGATCTGGATCAACAGCCCTGGCGGAGATATATTTGCAGCTAATCAAATTTACAACATGCTTATGGATTACAAAGGCAAAGTGACGGTAAAGATTGACGGTATTGCAGCCAGCGCCGCTTCGGTCATAGCTATGGCCGGAGGTGACGTCTTTATGTCACCAGTCAGCATGATGATGATTCACAACCCTATGACAATAGCCATCGGTGATACAGAAGAAATGGAGAAAGCTATCGCAATGCTGGAAGAAATAAAGGAATCCATCATCAACGCTTATGAGCTGAAAACCGGGCTTTCCAGGGCAAAAATATCGCACCTAATGGATGCAGAAAGCTGGTTTAACGCAAGAAAAGCGGTGGAACTTGGCTTTGCCGATGGAATCTTGTTTATGGAGGATGAATCATTCCCATCCGAATTTGAAGTATCAGGAGGAATGATCTTCAGCAGGCAGGCAGTAACAAATTCCATCCTGCAAAAGCTTAAACCAAAAGAGAAACCAAAAGGAACACCAATTGAGTCGCTTGAAAAGCGGCTTTTTTTATTAAAACCTTAA
- a CDS encoding DUF5049 domain-containing protein, whose translation MGNENLITDKIYRQIMAIRDSGACNMFDLPRVQEEAYKMGFYELVVFLNEHKKEYAEFILTGKR comes from the coding sequence ATGGGTAACGAGAATCTGATAACTGATAAGATTTATCGGCAGATTATGGCCATACGGGACAGCGGTGCCTGTAATATGTTTGACTTGCCAAGAGTACAGGAAGAGGCATATAAAATGGGGTTTTATGAATTAGTAGTATTTCTTAATGAACACAAGAAAGAATATGCCGAGTTTATCCTGACAGGCAAACGATAA
- a CDS encoding head-tail connector protein, producing the protein MELLEKVKANLILQHSEDDALLQDYIKAAVAYAESYQKKPEGYYAENPMPPTTEQAVIMLSSHFYESRDGSTAGFFGDSVQAGQQVWNTVNLLLRLDRDWKV; encoded by the coding sequence ATGGAACTTTTGGAGAAGGTTAAAGCAAACCTCATATTGCAGCACAGCGAAGATGACGCACTTCTGCAGGACTATATCAAAGCCGCAGTTGCCTATGCGGAAAGCTACCAGAAAAAGCCGGAAGGATATTATGCCGAAAACCCCATGCCGCCTACTACTGAGCAGGCTGTCATTATGCTGTCGAGCCATTTTTATGAAAGCAGGGATGGCTCGACGGCTGGCTTTTTTGGAGATAGTGTGCAGGCAGGACAGCAGGTATGGAATACAGTAAATCTATTGCTGCGGCTCGACCGGGATTGGAAGGTGTAA
- a CDS encoding phage portal protein, whose translation MSVFSRLFKARDKPKNSLFGNAYSFFFGGTSSGKTVNERTAMQTTAVYACVRILAEAIAGLPLHVYRYKEDGGKEKALTHPLYYLLHDEPNPEMTSFVFRETLMSHLLLWGNAYAQIIRDGSGRVLALYPLLPNKMTVDRAPNGELFYTYRRDSDESRVNPKAGLIYLRSEEVLHIPGLGFDGLIGYSPIAMAKNAIGMAIACEEYGASFFANGANPGGVLEHPGVLKDPAKVRESWNAVYQGSANAHRIAVLEEGMKFQPIGIPPEQAQFLETRKFQINEIARIFRVPPHMVGDLEKSSFSNIEQQSLEFVKYTLDPWVVRWEQALQKALLLPSEKRAYFVKFNVDGLLRGDYASRMNGYAVARQNGWMSANDIRELEDMNRIPAELGGDLYLVNGNMTRLADAGAFAGKNNAETEGSKVEQITKTKTGSPLLELDTKR comes from the coding sequence ATGAGTGTATTTTCCCGTTTGTTCAAAGCAAGGGATAAGCCGAAAAACAGCCTGTTCGGTAATGCATATAGCTTTTTCTTCGGCGGCACATCCAGCGGAAAGACTGTAAATGAGCGGACTGCTATGCAGACAACTGCAGTGTATGCCTGTGTAAGGATACTTGCAGAAGCCATCGCCGGGCTTCCGCTTCATGTGTACCGCTATAAAGAAGACGGTGGCAAAGAAAAAGCGTTGACCCACCCGCTCTATTATTTACTCCATGACGAACCAAACCCTGAGATGACTTCATTCGTGTTTCGAGAAACACTGATGAGTCATCTTCTTTTATGGGGAAATGCTTACGCTCAAATTATTAGGGACGGTTCCGGACGAGTGCTGGCGCTTTATCCACTTTTGCCAAACAAAATGACGGTAGACAGGGCTCCAAATGGAGAACTGTTTTACACTTATCGGCGCGACAGCGATGAGAGCAGGGTTAATCCAAAAGCAGGCCTTATATACCTACGAAGTGAGGAGGTTCTTCACATCCCGGGACTCGGTTTTGACGGGCTGATTGGATACTCCCCTATTGCTATGGCCAAGAACGCCATAGGCATGGCTATTGCCTGTGAGGAGTATGGTGCATCCTTTTTTGCCAACGGAGCAAATCCGGGTGGCGTTCTGGAACATCCCGGCGTATTAAAGGATCCGGCAAAGGTGCGAGAAAGCTGGAACGCTGTTTATCAAGGAAGTGCCAATGCTCATCGCATTGCAGTTCTGGAAGAGGGAATGAAGTTTCAACCAATCGGCATTCCACCCGAACAGGCACAGTTTTTAGAGACAAGAAAGTTTCAGATAAATGAAATCGCTCGGATATTCCGAGTACCTCCCCATATGGTTGGAGATCTTGAAAAGTCAAGCTTTTCAAACATCGAACAGCAATCTCTGGAATTTGTTAAATACACGCTTGACCCGTGGGTGGTGCGTTGGGAACAGGCTCTCCAAAAAGCGCTGCTTTTACCATCAGAGAAGCGGGCATACTTTGTCAAATTCAATGTAGATGGCCTTCTGCGCGGTGATTATGCAAGCCGCATGAATGGTTATGCTGTAGCTCGCCAGAACGGCTGGATGTCTGCTAACGATATCCGCGAGCTTGAGGACATGAACCGGATTCCGGCGGAGTTGGGCGGAGATCTGTATCTTGTTAACGGTAACATGACCAGGCTTGCCGATGCAGGTGCCTTTGCAGGTAAAAACAATGCTGAAACGGAGGGATCAAAAGTTGAACAAATCACAAAAACAAAAACCGGTTCGCCGCTTCTGGAACTGGATACAAAACGATGA
- a CDS encoding DUF6329 domain-containing protein, which yields MNNFHSTAFFVKHPFRIEDLKVPHRYETRKRFVVVKTIELSKIDYDNFVADLCVDRIFIEENKGLCHVNENGVWRCLLVKQRGRSDGVLVMPDGRDYPKYAAYYPGEEDEL from the coding sequence ATGAATAATTTTCATAGCACCGCCTTCTTTGTCAAGCATCCGTTTAGAATAGAGGATTTAAAAGTGCCGCATCGGTATGAGACGAGGAAACGATTTGTAGTTGTAAAAACTATCGAGCTATCAAAGATTGATTATGATAACTTCGTTGCCGACCTATGTGTTGATCGCATTTTCATTGAGGAAAATAAAGGGCTTTGTCATGTTAATGAGAATGGAGTGTGGCGTTGCCTGCTGGTTAAGCAGCGGGGACGGTCTGATGGAGTGTTGGTAATGCCGGATGGTAGAGATTACCCAAAGTATGCCGCATATTATCCTGGAGAGGAGGACGAACTATGA
- a CDS encoding gamma-glutamylcyclotransferase family protein, protein MSKEKGTIYLAYGSNLNLRQMAYRCPTAKVLGSAKLTGYRLLFRGGNGGAVATIEKQKGESVPVLLWRIMPNDEKALDRYEGYPHLYRKETVKVRFKGQWVPAMVYIMNEGRPLGAPGRYYYEVIRQGYIDAGFDISFLNKAVRDSISAAEKSEV, encoded by the coding sequence ATGAGCAAAGAAAAAGGAACCATATATTTAGCATACGGAAGCAATCTGAACTTAAGGCAGATGGCATACCGCTGCCCAACGGCAAAAGTGCTGGGGAGTGCAAAACTCACAGGATACCGGCTGTTATTCAGAGGAGGGAATGGCGGCGCAGTAGCGACAATAGAAAAACAAAAAGGTGAAAGTGTACCGGTACTGCTCTGGAGAATCATGCCTAATGATGAGAAGGCGCTGGACAGATATGAAGGTTATCCGCATCTATACCGGAAAGAAACGGTTAAGGTACGTTTCAAAGGGCAGTGGGTACCCGCAATGGTGTATATCATGAATGAAGGTAGACCTTTGGGAGCACCGGGTCGTTACTATTACGAGGTGATCCGGCAGGGCTATATAGATGCGGGTTTTGATATTTCGTTTCTCAATAAAGCGGTAAGAGATTCAATTTCAGCGGCAGAGAAGTCAGAGGTGTAG
- a CDS encoding amidoligase family protein: protein MLTTRFGIEVELTGITRKQAAKTAAAFLGGRVESSGDYYDTQKVIAPDGRIWKFMSDGSIRTQKKENGRIVAAGREYSVELVSPILTYREDIETLQELIRRLRKAGGFANTSCGIHIHIDGADHTPRSIRNFINIIASKNDLFYKALQIAPDRMRFCKKMDAALVEKMNRRKPKTMAAIESIWYEGYSESQSTHYHNSRYHFLNLHSFFNGNGTIELRGFNSELHAGKIRSYIVLALALNHQALTQKCASSKKPQVENEKFAMRTYLNRIGLIGDEFKNCREHLCKHLDGNAAWRFRAA, encoded by the coding sequence ATGCTTACAACGAGATTTGGAATCGAGGTAGAACTGACGGGGATTACAAGAAAACAAGCGGCAAAAACTGCAGCAGCTTTTCTTGGAGGGAGGGTTGAATCCAGCGGAGATTATTACGATACCCAAAAGGTTATTGCACCGGATGGACGGATATGGAAATTCATGAGCGACGGGAGCATCCGGACTCAGAAAAAGGAAAACGGCAGGATTGTGGCGGCTGGCCGGGAATATAGCGTCGAGTTGGTAAGCCCGATACTGACATACCGCGAAGACATTGAAACCCTGCAGGAATTGATAAGGAGGCTTCGCAAGGCTGGAGGTTTTGCAAACACAAGCTGTGGAATTCATATCCATATAGACGGTGCAGACCACACACCGCGAAGCATCCGTAATTTTATCAACATTATCGCCAGCAAGAATGACCTTTTCTATAAAGCATTGCAGATTGCGCCGGACAGGATGCGGTTTTGTAAAAAGATGGATGCGGCACTGGTTGAGAAGATGAATCGACGTAAGCCCAAAACCATGGCGGCGATTGAGAGCATCTGGTACGAAGGTTACAGCGAAAGCCAAAGCACCCATTACCATAATAGCAGGTACCACTTTTTGAACCTGCACAGCTTTTTTAACGGCAATGGGACGATTGAGCTTCGAGGCTTTAACAGCGAACTTCATGCGGGAAAAATCAGAAGCTACATAGTGCTTGCCCTTGCGTTAAACCATCAGGCGTTAACCCAAAAATGCGCTTCCAGCAAGAAACCACAGGTTGAAAACGAGAAGTTTGCCATGCGGACATATCTCAACCGCATAGGACTTATTGGTGATGAGTTCAAAAACTGCCGGGAGCATCTTTGCAAACACCTTGATGGTAACGCAGCATGGCGGTTTCGGGCAGCATAG
- a CDS encoding phage major capsid protein — protein MSKILELREKRAKVWEAAKAFLDSKRGNDGLLSPEDTATYEKMEADVIALGKEIERLERQAAIDLELSKPLNIPITDKPTSISGNNEKTGRASDEYRQSFWNMMRGRRKYDVHNALQIGEDTEGGYLVPDDFERTLVEALEEENIFRQIANVITTSSGDKKIPVVASKGTASWVDEEGQIPESDDSFAQVSIGAYKLATMIKVSEELLNDSVFNLEQYIAKEFARRIGAKEEEAFFIGDGSGKPTGILADNGGGEIGVTAASATAITLDEIMDLFYSLKSPYRRNAVFIMNDSTIKAIRKLKDNNGQYLWQPSVTAGTPDTILNRPVKTSAFMPAIAAGAKTIVFGDFSYYWVADRQGRVFKRLNELYAATGQVGFMATQRVDGKLVLSEAVKILQQKSA, from the coding sequence ATGAGCAAAATACTGGAACTGCGTGAAAAACGCGCTAAAGTATGGGAAGCTGCTAAAGCTTTCCTCGACAGCAAACGCGGGAACGACGGACTGCTTTCACCGGAGGATACCGCGACTTATGAAAAAATGGAAGCCGACGTTATTGCGCTGGGCAAAGAAATAGAGCGTCTTGAGCGTCAGGCTGCCATAGATTTGGAACTGTCAAAACCGTTGAATATTCCTATTACAGACAAACCCACTTCCATATCTGGCAACAATGAAAAAACCGGACGTGCCAGCGATGAGTACAGGCAGTCTTTCTGGAACATGATGCGCGGCAGGCGCAAATATGACGTACACAACGCGCTGCAGATTGGAGAGGACACCGAAGGTGGATATCTTGTTCCCGACGACTTTGAGCGTACTCTTGTGGAAGCACTGGAGGAGGAGAATATCTTTAGGCAGATTGCCAATGTTATTACCACGTCCAGCGGTGACAAGAAAATTCCTGTGGTGGCAAGCAAGGGTACTGCATCCTGGGTGGATGAGGAAGGCCAGATTCCCGAAAGCGACGATTCCTTTGCTCAGGTATCCATCGGCGCATATAAGCTGGCTACTATGATCAAGGTGTCAGAGGAACTGTTAAACGACAGTGTATTTAACCTTGAACAGTATATCGCCAAAGAGTTCGCCCGCCGAATCGGAGCAAAAGAGGAGGAAGCATTTTTTATCGGCGACGGATCTGGCAAGCCAACCGGTATCTTGGCGGATAACGGCGGTGGCGAGATAGGAGTAACCGCGGCGAGTGCAACAGCCATTACCCTTGACGAGATCATGGACTTGTTCTACAGCCTCAAGTCTCCGTACCGCAGGAACGCTGTATTCATTATGAATGATTCGACAATTAAAGCTATAAGGAAGCTCAAAGACAACAACGGTCAGTATCTCTGGCAGCCTTCTGTAACTGCTGGAACACCGGATACTATCTTAAATCGTCCAGTTAAAACTTCTGCATTCATGCCAGCCATTGCCGCTGGAGCAAAAACGATTGTATTCGGCGATTTTTCTTATTACTGGGTGGCAGACCGTCAAGGCAGGGTTTTTAAGCGGCTTAATGAGTTGTATGCTGCGACCGGACAAGTTGGATTCATGGCAACACAACGTGTAGATGGCAAACTGGTACTGTCTGAAGCAGTCAAGATACTGCAGCAGAAATCAGCTTAA
- a CDS encoding virulence factor, giving the protein MSNNSFRFSQKIVGQERKAIASVIAEALEGQVRYAGAPEFLYEIKDEKSAGSWTIDRDSVVHSPKISLNEIKTIRSVIDTLNVEGFSAEGTMTITLSLEGFSAISLENLNNMLASKETLIKKAMLIEGELVVLAENDEISFPFWNATLNADEVQTYITLAKQMAEQAKLQKRVLRKEKPTDNEKYAFRCFLLRLGFIGDNFKTERKVLLSRLSGNGAYRKGRAKAVDENE; this is encoded by the coding sequence ATGAGCAATAACAGCTTTCGCTTTTCACAGAAGATTGTCGGTCAGGAGAGAAAAGCCATTGCCTCGGTCATAGCTGAAGCCCTGGAAGGCCAGGTGCGCTATGCCGGAGCACCGGAGTTTTTGTATGAGATTAAAGACGAAAAATCTGCTGGCAGTTGGACGATTGACAGGGACAGTGTGGTTCACTCACCGAAAATCAGTCTCAATGAAATAAAAACCATCCGTTCAGTTATTGACACGTTGAATGTGGAGGGCTTTTCAGCAGAGGGGACCATGACAATTACTCTTTCGTTGGAGGGCTTTAGCGCGATTAGCCTTGAAAACCTAAATAATATGCTGGCCAGCAAAGAGACATTGATAAAGAAGGCGATGTTGATTGAGGGGGAACTTGTAGTCTTAGCTGAAAATGATGAGATTTCCTTCCCTTTCTGGAACGCGACTTTAAATGCTGATGAAGTGCAGACCTATATAACGCTGGCAAAGCAGATGGCAGAACAGGCAAAATTACAGAAGCGAGTACTACGAAAAGAAAAACCAACAGATAATGAAAAATATGCTTTTCGCTGTTTCCTGCTTAGGTTGGGGTTTATAGGTGATAACTTCAAAACTGAACGCAAGGTGTTACTTTCAAGGCTGTCCGGTAACGGGGCGTATCGGAAAGGCAGAGCAAAGGCGGTGGACGAAAATGAATAA
- a CDS encoding head-tail adaptor protein — protein MGFGKMKTFVDIISTKPVKDSEGFTEKGDVILASVRAYKEDRHGSEKWANRAAFSQASALFRFRKIPNLEVTTDLVLVCSDGRYNIISVEDVKGRGMYIEVLAEKVKSSKA, from the coding sequence ATGGGCTTTGGAAAAATGAAAACTTTCGTGGACATTATCTCAACCAAGCCGGTTAAGGATAGTGAGGGTTTTACTGAAAAAGGTGATGTCATTCTTGCTTCGGTAAGGGCATACAAGGAAGATAGGCATGGCAGTGAAAAATGGGCAAACAGGGCGGCGTTTTCGCAGGCGTCTGCCCTGTTCCGCTTCCGTAAGATACCTAACCTGGAAGTTACCACAGATCTTGTACTCGTTTGCAGCGATGGCAGGTACAACATTATCAGCGTAGAGGACGTAAAAGGACGTGGAATGTATATTGAGGTGCTTGCGGAAAAGGTGAAATCAAGCAAAGCATAA
- a CDS encoding terminase large subunit, with product MRFLFSCSILGKEAAKLRKLKRYKPTKFMAEGSRYDKEAADAAVTFINCLKHTKGEWYGMPFELIDWQEQIVRDIFGILKPNGYRQFNTAYIEIPKKQGKSELAAAIALYLTCGDFEHGGEVYGCASDRQQASIVFDVAVDMVEQCPALKSRIKPMLSQKRLVYKPLGSFYQVLSAEAYTKHGLNVHGVVFDELHAQPNRDLYDVMLHGSGDARKQPLFFLITTAGTDRNSICWEVHQKAEDILQGRKIDPTFYPVIYSAADTDDWTSEKVWRKVNPSLGITVDIEKLRVACENAKQNPAEENLFRQLRLNQWVKQSVRWMPMDKWDKCAFPVDAEKLRGRTCYGGLDLSSTTDITAFVLVFPPLDESDKYQILPFFWIPEENIDQRVRRDHVPYDVWERQGFLFTTEGNVVHYGFIETFIEELGMKYNIKEIAFDRWGAIQMTQNLEALGFTVVPFGQGFKDMSPPTKELMKLTLEERIAHGGNPVLRWMMDNIYVKTDPAGNIKPDKEKSTERIDGAVALIMALDRALRHDGDEHNGSIYDERGLLII from the coding sequence ATGAGGTTCCTTTTTTCTTGCTCAATTTTAGGAAAGGAGGCGGCAAAGCTGCGGAAGTTAAAACGGTATAAACCAACCAAGTTTATGGCGGAAGGTTCTCGATATGACAAGGAAGCGGCGGATGCCGCTGTTACTTTTATAAACTGCCTGAAGCATACCAAGGGTGAATGGTATGGAATGCCTTTTGAATTAATTGACTGGCAGGAACAGATTGTCCGGGATATATTCGGAATCTTGAAACCTAACGGATATCGGCAGTTTAACACTGCCTATATAGAAATTCCAAAAAAGCAGGGTAAGAGCGAACTTGCAGCGGCAATTGCTTTATACCTTACCTGCGGTGATTTCGAACATGGTGGCGAGGTTTACGGATGTGCATCTGACCGTCAGCAGGCATCCATCGTTTTCGATGTTGCGGTAGATATGGTGGAACAGTGTCCGGCATTAAAATCTCGAATTAAGCCAATGCTGTCACAGAAGCGGCTGGTTTATAAACCGTTAGGCAGTTTTTATCAGGTGCTTTCAGCGGAGGCATATACGAAACATGGCCTAAACGTCCATGGTGTGGTATTTGACGAACTTCATGCCCAGCCAAACAGGGATCTTTATGATGTAATGCTTCACGGATCTGGCGATGCAAGAAAACAACCGCTGTTTTTCCTGATTACAACTGCTGGCACAGACCGCAATTCCATCTGCTGGGAAGTACATCAAAAAGCAGAGGATATTCTTCAGGGACGTAAGATAGATCCGACTTTCTACCCTGTTATCTACAGCGCAGCCGATACCGATGACTGGACAAGTGAAAAGGTATGGAGAAAGGTTAACCCGTCACTGGGCATTACAGTTGATATCGAAAAACTGAGAGTGGCTTGTGAAAATGCCAAACAAAATCCTGCAGAGGAAAATTTATTTCGTCAGCTCCGCTTAAATCAGTGGGTGAAACAATCGGTGCGCTGGATGCCAATGGATAAATGGGATAAGTGTGCGTTTCCTGTTGATGCAGAAAAATTGCGCGGCAGAACCTGTTACGGAGGACTTGACTTGTCATCTACTACCGACATTACCGCCTTTGTGCTAGTGTTTCCACCGCTTGATGAATCTGACAAATATCAGATTCTACCTTTTTTCTGGATACCGGAGGAGAATATTGATCAGCGTGTGCGGAGAGATCATGTGCCTTATGATGTCTGGGAGAGGCAGGGCTTTTTATTTACCACCGAGGGTAACGTGGTACATTACGGTTTTATCGAGACCTTTATTGAGGAACTCGGAATGAAATATAACATTAAGGAAATAGCCTTTGACCGCTGGGGCGCAATTCAGATGACGCAAAACCTCGAGGCTTTGGGTTTTACGGTTGTTCCATTCGGTCAAGGCTTCAAGGATATGTCCCCGCCTACAAAAGAGTTGATGAAGCTGACATTGGAAGAACGCATCGCCCATGGCGGTAATCCAGTACTGCGGTGGATGATGGACAATATCTATGTCAAAACCGATCCCGCCGGAAACATTAAGCCGGATAAAGAAAAATCCACCGAGAGAATAGATGGTGCGGTAGCGTTAATTATGGCGCTTGACCGCGCGTTAAGGCATGACGGGGATGAACACAACGGATCAATTTATGATGAAAGGGGGCTGTTGATTATATGA
- a CDS encoding major tail protein, which translates to MATIGLDRLYYAKITENENGEETYDTPVPLAKAITAELSVELAEATLYADDGAAEVVKEFQSGTLTLGVADIGVDAAEVLTGATLDDNKVLISASEDGGAPVAIGFRAKKANGKYRYFWLYRVKFGIPATNLQTKGDSITFSTPTIEGTVMRRNKPDGQGKHPWKAEVSEDDPGVSPETITGWYTEVYEPVFAVGGGSE; encoded by the coding sequence ATGGCCACAATCGGACTGGACAGGTTATATTATGCCAAAATAACTGAGAATGAAAACGGAGAAGAGACATACGACACGCCTGTTCCGCTGGCTAAGGCTATTACGGCAGAGCTTTCTGTGGAGCTGGCAGAGGCGACACTTTATGCCGATGACGGGGCGGCAGAAGTGGTCAAGGAATTTCAAAGCGGCACCCTGACTCTTGGTGTTGCAGATATCGGAGTAGACGCTGCTGAGGTTTTGACGGGAGCCACTCTTGATGACAATAAGGTGCTGATTTCTGCCAGTGAGGATGGAGGCGCACCTGTGGCAATCGGCTTTAGAGCCAAGAAAGCTAACGGCAAGTACAGGTATTTTTGGCTTTATAGGGTAAAATTCGGCATTCCGGCGACAAATCTGCAGACGAAGGGCGACAGCATTACCTTTTCGACACCCACCATTGAAGGGACAGTCATGAGACGTAACAAACCAGATGGCCAGGGAAAGCACCCTTGGAAGGCGGAGGTCAGCGAAGACGATCCCGGTGTATCGCCTGAAACTATTACCGGTTGGTATACGGAAGTTTATGAGCCGGTATTTGCTGTGGGAGGAGGTAGCGAATAA
- a CDS encoding HK97-gp10 family putative phage morphogenesis protein: MAKVEVKMPEEFLLKLSRLGERTDEIIPKVLEAGGEVVLSKVKSNLQSVIGSGTKYPSRATGELVNALGLSPAKQDRDGNHNIKIGFTEPRKDGESNAKIANIIEYGKSGQPPRPFLKPAKSATRKSCIEVMKSRLEQELGRI, encoded by the coding sequence ATGGCTAAGGTGGAAGTTAAAATGCCGGAAGAGTTCTTGCTCAAGTTGTCAAGACTTGGAGAAAGAACAGACGAAATCATACCTAAGGTGCTGGAAGCAGGCGGAGAAGTGGTACTTTCAAAAGTGAAGTCCAACCTTCAGTCAGTTATCGGGAGCGGCACTAAATATCCGTCCAGGGCAACCGGTGAATTGGTAAATGCTTTGGGACTCTCTCCTGCCAAACAGGACAGGGATGGAAACCACAACATAAAAATCGGCTTTACTGAACCAAGGAAGGATGGGGAAAGCAATGCGAAGATTGCTAATATTATTGAGTATGGTAAGTCCGGGCAGCCTCCAAGGCCCTTTTTGAAACCGGCAAAATCAGCTACAAGGAAGTCCTGCATCGAAGTAATGAAGTCAAGACTGGAACAGGAGCTGGGTCGTATATGA